The following nucleotide sequence is from Candidatus Nezhaarchaeales archaeon.
CGGTCAGTAGTAGCGTAAAGGTCATACATATGGTTTAAGGCCGCGGTTAAAGTAGTAAATTAACACCGTTCATAGGGTTACGAAGTATCGAGGATTAAAGGAATTAAGAAGGGGAAGGACTTTTAACAAGGTAGGAAGGTTAGCGGAACAGTTAGATGGAGACGTTTAGGTAATACCAGCCCTACCTTTTAATCGTATCGACCACTTTTAAGTGAGGGGTGCTTAGGGTGGCTCTCCACTTCGTGGGTATGGGGTTATATAGTGAGAAGGGGCTTACGCTTGAGGGGCTTGAGTTAGCTAGAAGGGCTGATGAAGTTTATGTTGAGCTATACACTAGCCTAATGCCTGGTTTAACTCTTAAGAGCCTGGAGGGTCTCATCGGGAGGAGGGTTATTGAGCTTAAAAGGGAGGATCTTGAGGGGAGGGGGGCCGGTAAAATTATTGATGAGGCCTCTAAGCTTGAGGTGGTTATATTAGTACCGGGCGATCCTTTTATCGCTACTACGCATTTAGCTCTCCACCTCGAAGCGGTTAAGAAGGGTTGTGGGGGACGCGTTATTCACGGGGTATCGATAGCTTCAGCCGTCCCAAGCGTAACGGGGCTTTCATTCTACAAGTTTGGTAGGACGGTTACGATGGTTTATCCGGATCATGGTTCAGCCTCTGAGGAGGCTTACGAGGTTATTAAGACGAATAGGCAGCTAGGCCTCCATACGTTAATCCTCCTCGACATTAGGAGGGAACGTGGGCTCTACATGACGATAGCCGATGCGCTTAAACTCCTCTTATCGGTGGAGGAGCGTAGACGTGAAGGAGTAGTTACTGATCGTACGTTAGCGGTAGGCGTAGCTAGGGTTGGAGGGCGGAATGTGGAGGTTAAGGCCGATATGGTTAAGGAGCTACTTTCATATGGTTTCGGGCCGCCTCCCCATGTACTCGTATTCCCTGGGCGGCTACACTTCGTTGAGGCTGAAGCCTTAATACTGCTGGCTAAAGCGCCTAAAAACCTCATTGAGAGTCAACAACGGTAGGTTTTCGCCTTTAACCGCCGTAATCGACAACCCCCTCCTAACCGTTTCTCTACCGGTAAGTGTGGCGTTGTCATCATCAATAACACCCCTCTAGTGTACGCTTTAAGCTTCGTTAATGCTGAGGTTAAAGGCGAAGTACGATGGGAAATTCAACGAGCTAGAGGAGCGTATTAAGGCTCACTTTACGCCTTGAAGCATACTGTTTTTACGAATTATCAGCGGGGAGTTTAGCTTTAAGTGGATCGTTAAAGGAGCTTGAAGGATTCTTCGGTTCAATTTTTTAGCGAAGTGGAAGCTTAAGTTTAAGCGGCGGAGAGCGTTAATAGTTGGGTTAGCCTTTTTGAGAGCGTAGATCTTAATTGTTCGCGTAGGTCTTCATCGTCCTTATACCTAAGTATTTGGTAATGTTGCTTTAATCCTTCAATTAACGGTTTTAACTCGTGAGGGCCTTCACCCTTAAGGAAGAACCATAGGTTCTCCGCGTCGATTTCTATTAGGAGTTCGATGAGTTCGACGTAGGATTTATAGTTAAAAGTACTTCCTACAAGGATTATTCCAGCGTCCGTAGCGTTTACAGCGTCACGTATCTCTATAACCTTAGCCCGGCTGGTGATGAGTACTTCGCCCTTAAAAAGGGATGTTTTCAATTTGAACTCGTCTTCAATGACCTTTTTAACAACCTCCGCTTCCCGCTCTAGGTCTGGGGTATAGCTAATGAAGACGTTTTTAAGCTTAAAGCATACGCATGGTTTCTTTTTACACTTCCAGCATACTTCTGGGTATTTCTCCCAGGTTGCCTTAACTAGGTCTATTTTGAACTTGTTGGCTATCGCTATTGTCCAGCCGAGGACGCCTGCAAGCCTATCCTCAACCTCGGCTCGTTCAGCTCTCATCCTTAGCTTTCTGGACGTTATACCTACGTCTTCTATAAGCCTCATAACCATGACGTCTGGGGGATTGTTAAGGTTTTCATCCTTATAGAGTTGCCCTAAGTACTCCTGCCATTCGCTTAGGTTCTCCGGCTTCTCCTTACCGATTAAGGCGTAGGGGGCTAGTGAAGTTTGACCCTTACCTGGCCTTCTAGCTACGTACTTAACCCTCATGATTTCGTCTAAGGAGGAGCCAAGCTTACTTGTGAAGGCGCAAGTCCAAGCTAGGACGTCGGGTATATGCCAAGTGATCTGGTCGAGGTCTATGGTTAGTATTGGTTTTACTAGTTCAGCTACTTCCTCAATAAGCCTATGTAAGGTTTGCTCTAGGTTCATTGTCTGGTTACGAGCTTCATATATGGCTTTAAACATCTCCTTCCATTCGTCGAGGGACCATTGATAATGGGACATGGAGCCTCAGTAATACTTACGCGCTCATTACCCTTTAAGCTTTCCAAGCCCCTTTAAAGGTGTGTTGGCGTTATGAAGGTGTAACCCAACTTCTTTAACACATCAACTAAGTATAATAGCTGGGCGCTACGCTCAACTAGGCAGGCATATCGATAGGCTACATCAATAACCTGAGCCGCCGTAAAAACGCCGTGACCCCTAACTATTACGGAGTGGCTCTCCTTCAACGCTTTAGCCACCGCTTCAGCCATCCTCTGCGATCCGGCTTCCCCTTCTACTACAGGGATCCTTTTAAGGACGTAGCTAGCTTCAGCGTCAATAGGTTTCAGCTCATCATAGAAGAACGATGTGGCTATCGCGTAGGGTGAATGTGTATGGATACATGCGAGGTATTGGGCGCTCTCCATGTAAATAGCCCTATGAAGTAGTATTTCGCTACTAGCTATCGTATCAAGGCTGGATGGCTTATCTACGCGTGTCTCTATAACGTCTTGAGGTTTTAGGTCTTCAAGGTGGGCTCCATGCCTAGTTATGAACATCCTATTACCGCTCCTTAAGCTTAGGTTGCCTCCATGCCCAGCTACGTAGCCGTGTATAGCTAGCAACCTTCCATACTTACGGAAAACCTTGTAAACCTCTTCCTTCATCGATGATCGGTGAAATTAGCGTTAAAGCGGCTTTAAACCGTTTACCCCTGGGTTTTTAAGTGGTTCACCATTTAAAGGGTTGCCGCTTAACCATCCTCTAACCGCGTAGTAGTCGTTAAGCATCTCCTTGAGCGGTATAACCCTTCCGGCGCAAGGCCCTTTATCAACCGGTGTAAGGAGGCGGGTTGGTAGCGTATCATCGCTACTCGTGAATCCTTCCCTCAGGTTGAACGACCTTTCAAGGTTCCATATCCTCTCGCCGGCTTTAAGTAGTTCACGCTTATCGTAAGGCTTACCGGTTACGGCTTTAAGGGCTTGAGCTATCGATTCGTCATCCAGCCCGAGCGTTAAAAACTTACATAATACTAACGAGTCGACCGCGGCGAAGAAGTTCTGCTGGTATACTACTA
It contains:
- the dph5 gene encoding diphthine synthase; amino-acid sequence: MALHFVGMGLYSEKGLTLEGLELARRADEVYVELYTSLMPGLTLKSLEGLIGRRVIELKREDLEGRGAGKIIDEASKLEVVILVPGDPFIATTHLALHLEAVKKGCGGRVIHGVSIASAVPSVTGLSFYKFGRTVTMVYPDHGSASEEAYEVIKTNRQLGLHTLILLDIRRERGLYMTIADALKLLLSVEERRREGVVTDRTLAVGVARVGGRNVEVKADMVKELLSYGFGPPPHVLVFPGRLHFVEAEALILLAKAPKNLIESQQR
- a CDS encoding class II aldolase/adducin family protein, giving the protein MKEEVYKVFRKYGRLLAIHGYVAGHGGNLSLRSGNRMFITRHGAHLEDLKPQDVIETRVDKPSSLDTIASSEILLHRAIYMESAQYLACIHTHSPYAIATSFFYDELKPIDAEASYVLKRIPVVEGEAGSQRMAEAVAKALKESHSVIVRGHGVFTAAQVIDVAYRYACLVERSAQLLYLVDVLKKLGYTFITPTHL